In the Paramormyrops kingsleyae isolate MSU_618 chromosome 6, PKINGS_0.4, whole genome shotgun sequence genome, one interval contains:
- the LOC111840590 gene encoding probable G-protein coupled receptor, producing MDESGLMLDPTTNYSLWNYTGLWKSIHTMPSMHLPRGQILLKDLIGILLMVSLNIVALLANTAVIVVIIKVPHLRKFAFVGHLCIVDLLSAVLLMPLGIVSSSPFFSFVDFTRQECQVYICMNVFLICASILTITTISIERYYYIVHPMRYEVKMTLSLAVTVIIFIWVMSVILALTALFGWPVYGFQGYISAAHCFLYWSQRSHRKMYAIIFSLVCFCLPAVVIFTVYCNVYKVARVAACQHSSLPTWVINLKHRSDSINSQTTIITTRNIPRRLTRERIFGGSKAAITLIIIVGQFLLCWLPFFSLHLHLSLSAPVLRFGELGVVITWLAYSSFAVNPFFYGLLNRQIREELLKLRRCYSTQHMERVASSHEGSVQENFLQFLQRTSCTAETRSSCIISSPRNTLDQTMPSFRIPGQIPEDIN from the coding sequence ATGGATGAATCAGGTCTGATGTTGGATCCGACAACAAACTACTCATTGTGGAATTACACAGGACTCTGGAAATCTATTCACACAATGCCCAGCATGCACCTTCCAAGAGGACAGATTCTCCTAAAAGACCTAATAGGAATTCTCTTAATGGTGAGCTTGAACATTGTAGCTCTCCTCGCCAACACTGCTGTGATAGTAGTCATCATAAAGGTTCCACACTTGAGGAAATTTGCTTTTGTTGGCCACCTGTGTATTGTGGACCTGCTCAGTGCCGTGTTGCTGATGCCTCTGGGAATTGTGTCCAGCTCACCCTTCTTCAGCTTTGTGGATTTCACCAGACAGGAGTGCCAGGTGTACATTTGCATGAATGTGTTCCTCATCTGTGCCTCCATCCTCACTATCACCACCATCAGTATTGAGAGATACTATTACATTGTCCACCCAATGAGGTATGAAGTAAAAATGACACTGAGTCTAGCTGTCACTGTTATAATCTTCATATGGGTGATGTCTGTCATATTGGCTCTCACAGCCCTCTTTGGTTGGCCAGTATACGGGTTCCAGGGTTACATAAGCGCAGCTCACTGCTTCCTGTACTGGAGCCAGCGCAGTCACAGGAAGATGTACGCCATTATCTTCAGCTTGGTGTGCTTCTGCCTCCCAGCTGTGGTGATCTTCACCGTTTACTGTAACGTGTATAAGGTGGCTCGAGTGGCAGCCTGCCAACATAGCTCTCTGCCTACCTGGGTAATCAATCTGAAGCATCGTTCAGACTCCATCAACAGCCAGACCACTATCATCACCACACGAAACATTCCCCGCCGGTTGACCCGGGAAAGGATCTTTGGCGGTAGCAAAGCAGCCATCACCCTCATCATCATCGTGGGCCAGTTTCTACTTTGTTGGTTGCCTTTCTTCTCCTTGCACTTGCATCTGTCTCTCAGCGCACCGGTCTTGAGGTTCGGGGAGCTGGGGGTGGTGATCACCTGGCTGGCCTACTCCTCCTTTGCTGTCAATCCCTTCTTCTATGGACTCCTTAACCGGCAGATCCGGGAGGAGCTTCTCAAGCTGCGGAGGTGCTACAGCACACAGCACATGGAGCGTGTGGCGTCTAGCCATGAAGGCTCTGTTCAGGAGAACTTCCTGCAGTTCCTGCAAAGGACTAGTTGCACTGCAGAGACTCGATCCAGCTGCATCATATCCAGTCCCCGGAACACGTTGGACCAAACCATGCCGAGCTTCAGGATCCCAGGGCAGATTCCAGAGGACATCAACTAA